AGCTGCTGGTGGACGCGTACAACGCCACACACCAGAACCAGGTCAAGCTCACCGTCGTACCGAACGACGACTACGTCGCCAAGGTCGGCGCGGCGGCCGGCTCCGGTGGCCTGCCGGACCTGTTCGCCGCCGACATCGTCTACGTGCCGAACTGGGTCAGCCAGGGCCTGTTCCAGGACATCAGCTCCAACATCGACGGCCTGGACTTCAAGGACCAGATCAACAAGGGACACCTGTCGGCGGGCACCGTCGACGACAAGGCCCACGTGCTGCCCTTCGTGCTGGACCTGTCGATGATGTTCTGGAACAAGCAGTTGTTCCGGGACGCCGGGCTCGACCCGGAGAAGGCGCCCGCGTCGCTCGCCGAGTACGCCGCCGCCGCCAAGGCGGTGCAGGCCTCGGGCAAGGAGGGCGTCTACGGTACGGCCGCCGGCCTGAACTGCGGCGGCTGCCTCGTCTTCACCTGGTTCCCGTCCATCTGGGCCGACGGCGGGCAGGTGCTCAGTGACGACGGCACCGAGTCCAAGCTGGCCGACGAGACCGCGCAGAAGGTCTTCAGCACCTGGCAGGACCTGTGGCGCTCCGGTGCTGTGCTGCCCGCCTCGGCGGGGGAGACCGGTCCGACCTGGACCGCCGCCTTCACCGAGGGCAAGGTCGGCCTGATGTTCTACCCGGCGACGCTGCTCTCCTCGACGCCGTTCGACGCCGGTGTCGCCGGCATCCCCGGCCCGAACGGCGGCGCCTCCACCTTCGTCGGTGGCGACGGTGTCGGCATCTCGAAGGACTCCAAGAAGGCCGCACAGGCGTGGAACTTCCTGAGCTGGATGATGTCCGAGGAGGCCCAGGTCGAGGTGCTGGCCAAGAACAAGGACGTGGTCTCCCGCGCCGACCTGGCCAACAACAAGTACGCCGCCGAGGACCCGCGCCTGGTGACCATCAACGAGGTGGCCGGTCAGGGCGACACCCCGGTCGCGCTCAACTTCCAGCAGGCGTTCAACGCGCCGAACAGCCCGTGGCTGACTCTCGTCCGCAACCAGGTGCTCAACGGTAACGGCGACCTGCCGAAGGACAACGGCGAGATCACCGCCGTCCTGAAGCAGTAGGTACCCGGTGGGGGCGGGTGCCGCCCGAGGAGTCCCTACCGGTCGGCACCCGCCCCCGCCGCGCCCACGTTCGGTCCGTCAGCGAAGGAAACGAGAGGTCCCATGAGCGTCACCGCACCGTCTCGCCCGCCCAGTGCGGCGACACGGCGCCGCGCCCGTCCCCGAGGTCGTCAGGCACTGCTCGGCTGGCTCTACGCGATGCCGACCGCGGTCTTCGTGGCGCTGCTGTTCGCCGTGCCGCTGCTGCTGGTCATCAAGATGTCGCTGTCGCGGTGGCCGCTGCTCACCGGTGACCAGGGGTTCAACGCGCCCGACAACTTCGTGAAGGCGGTCGAGCACCGCTTCTTCACCGACTCGGTGGTGTTCACCCTCAAGTACACGGCGCTCGCGACCGTGCTGCTGCTGACGCTCGCTCTCGGGTTGGCCCTGCTGGTGCAGGAGTCCAGCCGGTGGAACAACCTGCTGCGGGCCTCGTTCCTGATCCCCAGCGCGCTCGGCCTGGCCTCGGCGTCGCTGCTGTTCTACGTGATCTACTCGCCGTACGCGAGCCCGCTGGCCCCGCTGATGGACCGCCTGGGCATCACGTTCCTCGGCTCCCCGAACGCGGCGCTGTTCTCGACGACCTTCCTGATCGTGTGGCGGTACGCCGGGTTCTACATGGTGCTCATGCTGGTCGGCCTGCAAGGGATCCCCGCCGACGTGTACGAGGCGGCGCGTACCGACGGGGCGAGCCGCTGGCAGACCTTCCGCAAGGTCACGCTGCCGCTGCTGCGCCCCACCCTGGCACTGACGACCGTGCTCTGCGTGACCGGCTCCCTGCTCGCCTTCGAGCAGTTCTACATCCTGACCAAGGGCGGCCCGGACAACAGCACGATCACCGTCGTGCAGCTCATCTACATGGTGGCCTTCCAGGGGCAGAACGACCTGGGGGTGGCGGCGGCCATCTCCGTCATCGTGCTGGTCGCCCTGATCATGATCAACGCGTTGCAGATGCGCGCCTTCCGGTCCGAGGGGAACTGATCCGATGACCGTCGTTTCCCGCACCACAGAGACCGTCGCCGACGGGACACCGCCGTCCGCACCGGAGCCGTCGCGGCCGAGGAAGCCGAGCGGCACCACCATCGCCGGGATCGCGCTGCGGACGCCGTACTGGGTGTTCACCGGTTCGGTCGCCCTCATCTTCCTGGCACCGCTGGTCTGGACGGCGGTCGCCTCGGTCTCCCCGCAACCGGGCACCAACCAGGTGGACGGCTGGGGCATCGGCAACTACCAGACGTTGGCCGCCTACCAGGCCGGCGTCTGGCGCTACCTCGGCAACTCGGCGTTCGTCTCGCTGCTCACGGTCGCGCTGACGCTGCTGATCTCGTTCCTCGGCGGGTACGCCTTCGCGCGGTTCCGCTTCCCCGGCAAGAACATCCTGTTCCTGCTCACCCTGGCCATCCTGATGGTCCCGTACGCGACGCTGCTGATCCCGCTCTATGTGCTGCTCAACCAGGTGGGGTTGCAGAACTCCCTGGTCGGCGTCGCGCTCGTGCTGACCATGTTCCAGTTGCCGTTCTCCACCTTCCTGATGCGCATCTCGTTCGAGGCGGTGCCCCGTGAACTCGACGAGGCCGCGATGGTCGACGGGTGCTCGTCGTTCAGCGCGCTGTGGCGGGTGCTGCTGCCCGCCGTGAAACCGGGTCTGATCACCGTCGGTCTCTTCGGTTTCCTCGCCGCGTGGAACGACTTCATGGCCCCGCTGATCCTGATCAACGACACCGAGAAGATGACGCTGCCGCTGGCCGTGTCGAACCTGCGCGGCCAGGTGCAGGGTGTCGTCGACTACGGGGCGACCGAAGCGGGCGTCGTCGTCCTCGCCCTGCCGTGCATCGTCCTCTTCCTCCTGCTGCAACGACACTACGTGCGCGGCTTCATGTCCGGCGCGCTGAAAGGATGACCATGAGCGGCAACGCACATCCGGCCGCACCCGTCCTGCCGGTCCGGGGTCGCCTGCGCCCCCTCGACCTGCGGGAGGTCCGGATCGCGGGCGGATTCTGGGCCGAGCGCCAGTCGGTGAACGGGGTGACCCTCGACCACATCGCGCACTGGCTCGAACGGGAGGGCTGGGTCCGCAACTTCGACCTGGCCGTGGCGGGAGACCTTGCCGGCGAGCGGCGGGGGCGCGAGTTCTCCGACTCGGAGATCTACAAGTTCCTCGAAGCGTTGGCGTGGGAGATCGGCCGGACCGCCGACCCGGATCTCGAATCGCGGTTCCGTGCCCTGGTGCGGCGGGTCGGCGCGGCGCAGGAGCCCGACGGATACCTGAACACCAAGTTCGGCCGACCCGGGCAGGAACCGCGCTGGTCGGACCTCGAATGGGGGCACGAACTCTATTGCGTCGGGCACCTCGTCCAGGCCGCCGTGGCCCGGGCCCGGACCCGGCCGGACGCCGACGACGGCCTGCTCCAGATCGCCTGCCGGGCCGCCGACCACGTGTGCGAGACGTTCGGTGTGGACGGCATCGACAGCGTCTGCGGCCACCCGGTGATCGAGACCGCGTTCGTGGAACTGGCCCGCACCACCGGTCAGGACCGCTACCTGACCCAGGCCGCGCTCTTCGTCGACCGGCGCGGCCACGGCCGGCTCGCCGACATCGAGTTCGGTCGGGAGTACTTCCAGGACGAGACCCCGATCCGGGAGGCCACCGTGCTGCGCGGGCACGCGGTGCGTGCAAACTACCTGGCCGCCGGTGCCGTCGACGTCGCGGTCGAGCTGAAGGACGCCAGCCTGTTGGACGCGGTACGCGGTCAGTGGCACCACGCGGTCACCCGCCGCACGTACGTCACCGGTGGGCAGGGTTCCCGGCACCAGGACGAGGCGTTCGGCGAGGACTGGATGCTGCCGCCCGACCGGGCGTACTCGGAGACCTGCGCGGGTGTCGGCTCGGTGATGCTGGCCTGGCGGCTGCTGCTCGCCGACGGCGAGTCCCGCTACGCCGACCTCATCGAACGGACGCTGTTCAACGTGGTGTCGACCTCGCCGTCGACCGACGGACGCAGCTTCTTCTACACCAACACGCTGCACCGCCGGGAACTCGGCACGGTGCCCGACGCCGACCGGCCCAGCCTGCGCGCGGCGGCGTCGCTCCGGGCGCCGTGGTTCGAGGTCTCGTGCTGCCCGACCAACGTGGCCCGCACCGTGGCCAGCCTCGGCGCGTACGCCGCCACCTGCGACGACGAGGGTCTGCACCTGCACCAGTACCTGCCCGGCACCATCGCGCACCGCCTTCCCGACGGGCGGGAGCGGTGCCTCGTCATCACCACCGACTACCCGCACGACGGCGAGATCCGGGTACGCGTCGACAGCGACGACGACCGCCCGTGGTCACTGTCGCTGCGGGTGCCGGACTGGGCCGTCGACGGCGCCACGGTCACGGTGGCCGGAGCCACCCGACCGGTCGCCCCCGGCATGGTCACCGAGCAGCGCACCTGGCAACGCGGCGACGAGGTCGTCCTCGCCCTGCCGATGGCGCCCCGGTTCACCCATCCGGACAGCCGCATCGACGCGGTGCGGGGCTGTGTGGCGGTGGAGCGCGGTCCGCTGGTGTTCGCGATCGAGTCGGTGGACGTGCCGGGGGTGACGAGCGTCGACGAGCTGCGGATAGACACCAGCCAACCGCCCCGGCTGATCGACGGTCGGGTGGTGGTGCGGTGCCGCCGGGTGCGCCCGCACGACCACGAATGGCCCTACCGGGCCGACGTCGCCGAGTCCTCGCCCGCGCCCGTCGAGGTGTTCGACGAGGTGACGCTGGTGCCGTACCACGCCTGGGCCAACCGTGGGCCCTCAACCATGCGGGTCTGGATCCCCGTCGACGGTGACCTGCCGGAGCAGGGCCGGGGGCGGAGCTGATGTTAACGCTCACATCGGATTGTCCGAACCGCGCCGACAGCACCACGAGCCGCTCGAATCACCACCGAGGTGCGACGTGGGGGACCGCCTCACCCGCCCGCCCGCACCGATATCAAGGAGGAAGAAGATGATCCGCAGACGCGTGCGGAGGGTGCCCCTCTGGGGCGCCCTTGCCGCGCTCGTGGTGTCGGGGACGGTAGCCGTATCGTCCCCGGCCCACGCGGCCGGCCCGATCCTGCCCGGTAACGAGGGCGACGTCGGGGTCCACACCAACGGTCAGAACCACGTCATGGACATCGGCGACCCGACCTACAGCAACGTCGGCGACGTCGTGAACCAGCTCCGGCCGGGCGTACCGTTCACCGCCGGCAACATGCACCAGTCCGTCTTCGACGCCGACCTCGCCGCCGGCGGCACCGACTACTACCTCGACCGCATCCTCGGAGTGAGCGGCACGCTCGGGTCAGCGGTGCTGATGACCCGAGGGCGCACCCTCTACATGCGCGGCGCCAGCAACAACAACTTCACCGTGATGGGCTTCGCCGGCAACACGTTCGTCGGCGGCCCCAACAACCTCGGCAACCTCTACACCGTCACGGTGCCCGGCCAGACCGTGTCCGAGGTCAACGCCAACCGGTTCAACGCACCGAGCCACGCCCGGAGCCGCTACACCATCGGCTCCACCGGGGTCCGCGCCGACCTGACGAAGTTCATCACCTACGACAACGTGGCGGTCACCGCCATCGAGTTCACCAACCCGGGCGGCTCGGCGGCGACCTTCACCGTCCGGGCCGCGTCGCCGCTGGCCACCCAGGCTGCGGGCGACAGCGCGCTCACCGGCACCCGCACCATCACCAGCGGCTCGAACAACGGGCTCGTCGACACCCCGTGGGACTCCGTCCGGGTGGACCTCACCGGCTCCGGCTTCACGCGTACCGGCAGCAACCTGGACCGCGAGATCACCGTCCCGGCCGGTGGCTCGCTGTCGCTGTCCGTGGTGGGCGCGGTCTCCTCGGCCACGCTGCCCGAGACGGTGGAGAGCTACCAGGAGTACGCCGGCCTGTCGCCGAGTGTGGCCGTGCGGACCGGCATCACCGCCTTCCACCGCCAGTGGGCCCAGGACGTGCCGTACATCAACGTCCCGGACGCGGCGATGGAGAAGGCCATCGTGTACCGCTGGTGGGGCGAGCGCTACAACTCGCTCGACGCCAACGCCTCCGGCCACGTCTACCAGTACCCCACGACGATCGAGGGGGTGAACCTCTATCAGAACTCGGTCGCGCTGACCCAACCGATGCACCTCCAGGACACCAAGTGGCTGCGGACGCCCTATCTGGGGTACGGCCAGATCCTGAACATCGGTGAGCTGTCCGGCTCGTCGGCCTTCCTGGACAGCCCGGGGCACACGAGCTGGAACAACCACTACTCGCAGTACCTCGGCACGGCCGGGCTCGAGGCGTACCAGGTGCACGGCGGCGGCAAGCAGGTCGCCCGCAAGTTCGCCCAGTACTTCGAGGGTGACGGCGTCGGTCAGCTGGAGCACTACGACGGCAACGACGACAAGCTGATCGCGTACGACACCAACTACATGCCGGGCAACGACGCCGACGCGATCACGTTCGGCTTCCCGAAGGTGAACACCGGGGCACCGGGTGCGCGGACGATCGAGCGCCCGGAGTCGGCGTACGTGTGGGGCGCGTTCGACGCGGCCCGGCAGCTCTACCAGCTCTCCGACGCCGACCAGGCCAAGGTCGACGCGATGGGGGCCAGCGCCGACGAGATCCGGGACGCGATCCTGACCCGGCTCTGGAGCCCGGACATGCGGATGTTCCTGTCCGGCACGTCGCACGGCGCGAGCAGCGCGGCGACCGCGAACGGGCGGGCCAACCCGCTGCCCGCCTCGGCCCGGAACCTGATCCCGGCCAAGGAGACGAACCTCTACGACATCTACGCCGAGAACCTGATCCCGACCGACCAGTGGGAGAAGTACGTCGACGGGTTCCGGTTCCTGACCTACGGCGACAACTTCCCGATCTTCCCGTTCTACACCGCCAACCAGTACGACCGGTCGGCGTACGGGATCGGCGGTTCGAACAACTTCTCGAACATCAACTTCACCGTGCAGTACCGCGGTGTGCGGTCGGCGCTGCGCCACTACGACCCGGAGCAGAAGTACATCACCCCGGAGTACGCCAAGCGGCTGCTGGACTGGATGGCGTGGAGCATCTACCCGAACGCCGACATGCGGGTCGCGAACCAGGCGGAGTACTACTCCAACTGGAACCCGACGACGCGCTCCTACAACCGCAACAACCAGAACCACATCATGCTCGGCAACATGAACTACATCTTCATCGAGGACATGGGCGGCATCCAGCCGCGTTCCGATGACAAGATCGAGTTGTGGCCGATCCAGTTCGGCTACGAGCACTTCATGGTCAACAACCTGCGGTACCACGGTCAGGACGTCACCATCGTCTGGGACCCGGACGGCAGCAAGTACGGCCTGGGCGCCGGCTACAGCCTCTTCCTCAACGGCGAGAAGAAGGTCACCACCGACAAGCTCGGCAAGGTCACCTACGACCCGAACACCAACCAGGTGCAGGC
Above is a window of Verrucosispora sp. NA02020 DNA encoding:
- a CDS encoding carbohydrate ABC transporter permease, whose product is MTVVSRTTETVADGTPPSAPEPSRPRKPSGTTIAGIALRTPYWVFTGSVALIFLAPLVWTAVASVSPQPGTNQVDGWGIGNYQTLAAYQAGVWRYLGNSAFVSLLTVALTLLISFLGGYAFARFRFPGKNILFLLTLAILMVPYATLLIPLYVLLNQVGLQNSLVGVALVLTMFQLPFSTFLMRISFEAVPRELDEAAMVDGCSSFSALWRVLLPAVKPGLITVGLFGFLAAWNDFMAPLILINDTEKMTLPLAVSNLRGQVQGVVDYGATEAGVVVLALPCIVLFLLLQRHYVRGFMSGALKG
- a CDS encoding carbohydrate ABC transporter permease, yielding MSVTAPSRPPSAATRRRARPRGRQALLGWLYAMPTAVFVALLFAVPLLLVIKMSLSRWPLLTGDQGFNAPDNFVKAVEHRFFTDSVVFTLKYTALATVLLLTLALGLALLVQESSRWNNLLRASFLIPSALGLASASLLFYVIYSPYASPLAPLMDRLGITFLGSPNAALFSTTFLIVWRYAGFYMVLMLVGLQGIPADVYEAARTDGASRWQTFRKVTLPLLRPTLALTTVLCVTGSLLAFEQFYILTKGGPDNSTITVVQLIYMVAFQGQNDLGVAAAISVIVLVALIMINALQMRAFRSEGN
- a CDS encoding Ig-like domain-containing protein translates to MIRRRVRRVPLWGALAALVVSGTVAVSSPAHAAGPILPGNEGDVGVHTNGQNHVMDIGDPTYSNVGDVVNQLRPGVPFTAGNMHQSVFDADLAAGGTDYYLDRILGVSGTLGSAVLMTRGRTLYMRGASNNNFTVMGFAGNTFVGGPNNLGNLYTVTVPGQTVSEVNANRFNAPSHARSRYTIGSTGVRADLTKFITYDNVAVTAIEFTNPGGSAATFTVRAASPLATQAAGDSALTGTRTITSGSNNGLVDTPWDSVRVDLTGSGFTRTGSNLDREITVPAGGSLSLSVVGAVSSATLPETVESYQEYAGLSPSVAVRTGITAFHRQWAQDVPYINVPDAAMEKAIVYRWWGERYNSLDANASGHVYQYPTTIEGVNLYQNSVALTQPMHLQDTKWLRTPYLGYGQILNIGELSGSSAFLDSPGHTSWNNHYSQYLGTAGLEAYQVHGGGKQVARKFAQYFEGDGVGQLEHYDGNDDKLIAYDTNYMPGNDADAITFGFPKVNTGAPGARTIERPESAYVWGAFDAARQLYQLSDADQAKVDAMGASADEIRDAILTRLWSPDMRMFLSGTSHGASSAATANGRANPLPASARNLIPAKETNLYDIYAENLIPTDQWEKYVDGFRFLTYGDNFPIFPFYTANQYDRSAYGIGGSNNFSNINFTVQYRGVRSALRHYDPEQKYITPEYAKRLLDWMAWSIYPNADMRVANQAEYYSNWNPTTRSYNRNNQNHIMLGNMNYIFIEDMGGIQPRSDDKIELWPIQFGYEHFMVNNLRYHGQDVTIVWDPDGSKYGLGAGYSLFLNGEKKVTTDKLGKVTYDPNTNQVQAEEGVTVTFTATTGADFPSAVDTPISDDRVVGYLKTAGIDLTEQAPNLAQGAQLSSSYTQQGVRPTPWRQFHTPGWSTTSMNYTPGAISETERPVSLAAVTDGITANEPYWGNYGTTERNGYIELDLGAAKSLDNVKVFFVSDRQAGGYREPARWWVQVPDGNGGWKEVPDQFKNPVVPSAKFNEALFDTVTTDKLRVTFTNNPTHFTAISEIQVFESGRDVPDVTNQAPQVTANRDGSADGNLSTRLVATAADDGIPYDSELTFGWETVSTPQGAGVIFADARALTTRVTGTVAGDYVFRFWADDGEKRSTANVSVTLAEREVTAEFGASATISTSGTASWENHSRVNEPTTPTNSNPGAGSGWGNWGQPQNGTSTAREAWIQYRWSAPVRLSSTDIYWYDDNGGTRRPNAGTYAIETSENGTTWTPVTLAEGSTYAGGLATNRFNSFEFTPITTSYLRIRIWGVQGSGAGTGVLRWRANGETVDSVRSPVLIRTGVGDVPTLPSTLDAVYASGERGQVAFNWQEITPEQVAEPNVDPFVVYGTNDAYGLIAEARIYVRPEMSTGGISIQGAETFAQSVEVGELPFLPDKVEVSYNDGSRDNQAIGVDWDFDERIVNTPGRYTIIGDLILPPYVSQAGATRTTLTLTVGDPPQTPVWDVEVQASTRCTGRNVYVSVNAHNAGEVPLRIELITAYGSRTVADVASGKSAFQAFNTRATSVQAGTATVKATGTVDGEPVTVEFEAPFGALTCG
- a CDS encoding sugar ABC transporter substrate-binding protein; translation: MRKTLGRRTALRSLAGAMAATMVLAVAACGSDEPSGPSAAEAGPTGVDDGSELTLWTRAPLEKQAKLLVDAYNATHQNQVKLTVVPNDDYVAKVGAAAGSGGLPDLFAADIVYVPNWVSQGLFQDISSNIDGLDFKDQINKGHLSAGTVDDKAHVLPFVLDLSMMFWNKQLFRDAGLDPEKAPASLAEYAAAAKAVQASGKEGVYGTAAGLNCGGCLVFTWFPSIWADGGQVLSDDGTESKLADETAQKVFSTWQDLWRSGAVLPASAGETGPTWTAAFTEGKVGLMFYPATLLSSTPFDAGVAGIPGPNGGASTFVGGDGVGISKDSKKAAQAWNFLSWMMSEEAQVEVLAKNKDVVSRADLANNKYAAEDPRLVTINEVAGQGDTPVALNFQQAFNAPNSPWLTLVRNQVLNGNGDLPKDNGEITAVLKQ
- a CDS encoding glycoside hydrolase family 127 protein: MSGNAHPAAPVLPVRGRLRPLDLREVRIAGGFWAERQSVNGVTLDHIAHWLEREGWVRNFDLAVAGDLAGERRGREFSDSEIYKFLEALAWEIGRTADPDLESRFRALVRRVGAAQEPDGYLNTKFGRPGQEPRWSDLEWGHELYCVGHLVQAAVARARTRPDADDGLLQIACRAADHVCETFGVDGIDSVCGHPVIETAFVELARTTGQDRYLTQAALFVDRRGHGRLADIEFGREYFQDETPIREATVLRGHAVRANYLAAGAVDVAVELKDASLLDAVRGQWHHAVTRRTYVTGGQGSRHQDEAFGEDWMLPPDRAYSETCAGVGSVMLAWRLLLADGESRYADLIERTLFNVVSTSPSTDGRSFFYTNTLHRRELGTVPDADRPSLRAAASLRAPWFEVSCCPTNVARTVASLGAYAATCDDEGLHLHQYLPGTIAHRLPDGRERCLVITTDYPHDGEIRVRVDSDDDRPWSLSLRVPDWAVDGATVTVAGATRPVAPGMVTEQRTWQRGDEVVLALPMAPRFTHPDSRIDAVRGCVAVERGPLVFAIESVDVPGVTSVDELRIDTSQPPRLIDGRVVVRCRRVRPHDHEWPYRADVAESSPAPVEVFDEVTLVPYHAWANRGPSTMRVWIPVDGDLPEQGRGRS